One Globicephala melas chromosome 6, mGloMel1.2, whole genome shotgun sequence genomic window carries:
- the INPP5E gene encoding phosphatidylinositol polyphosphate 5-phosphatase type IV isoform X2, with protein MLKGRLPNTDEDLAARPGSPAADDRRGPEKSPVRPLDTPAQVGNEDPQARGRPFSPKPPPPRPRLERALSLDEKGWRKRRFRTSREDLATRNGPSPSGGSLQDEAPGTATRGGSPPCLSTSLQEIPTTRRALGSGGPSSLGNCLSGMISTSLDLLHRDGASAGSTPRLASLLPPRPLPAMDWNVASDALRTANKVDLDHADRQLRWQARPFWAHSSLRPGRPPSPLARDDCSLHSARSAVSLLAPVRTKDVRSRSYLEGSLLASGALMGADELARYFPDRNVALFVATWNMQGQKELPPNLDELLLPAEADFAQDLYVVGVQEGCSDRREWETRLQETLGPHYVMLYSAAHGALYMSVLIRRDLIWFCSEVESSTVTTRIVSQIKTKGALGVSFTFFGTSLLFITSHFTSGDGKVGERLLDYSKTVQGLALPKNVPDTSPYRSDAADVTSRFDGVFWFGDFNFRLSGGRAAVEAILKQDPGASVQELLQHDQLTREMKRGSIFKGFQEPDIHFLPSYKFDVGKDSYDTTSKQRTPSYTDRVMYRSRHRDDICPVKYSSCPGIRTSDHRPVYGLFRVRVRPGRDNIPLAAGKFDRELYLLGIKRRISREIQRQQALKSQHSSAICTVS; from the exons ATGCTCAAGGGACGGCTTCCAAACACTGACGAAGACCTCGCCGCCCGCCCGGGGTCCCCGGCCGCTGATGACCGTCGGGGACCCGAGAAGAGCCCAGTGCGCCCCCTCGACACCCCGGCGCAAGTCGGCAACGAGGACCCACAGGCCAGGGGGAGACCCTTCAGTCCGAAGCCGCCGCCGCCGAGGCCCAGGCTGGAGCGAGCGTTGTCCCTGGATGAGAAGGGCTGGAGGAAGAGGCGTTTTCGAACCAGCCGCGAGGACCTGGCCACGAGGaatgggcccagcccctccgggGGCTCCCTGCAGGACGAGGCCCCCGGGACCGCCACCCGCGGTGGCTCCCCGCCCTGCCTGAGCACCTCCCTGCAGGAAATCCCCACAACTCGCAGGGCCCTGGGCAGCGGAGGCCCCTCCTCGCTGGGTAACTGTCTTTCCGGAATGATCAGCACTTCCCTGGACCTCCTACACCGGGACGGGGCCTCGGCCGGGAGCACCCCGCGGCTGGCCAGCCTGCTTCCCCCGCGCCCACTGCCCGCCATGGACTGGAACGTCGCCTCCGACGCCCTGCGGACAGCAAACAAGGTGGACTTGGATCACGCGGACCGCCAGCTGCGGTGGCAGGCCAGACCGTTCTGGGCCCACAGCAGCCTGCGCCCCGGCCGGCCCCCGAGCCCCCTGGCCCGGGACGACTGCTCCCTACACTCGGCCAGGTCCGCCGTCAGCCTCCTGGCGCCCGTCCGCACCAAGGACGTCCGCAGCAG GAGCTACCTGGAGGGGAGTCTCCTGGCAAGCGGGGCCCTGATGGGGGCAGACGAGCTGGCCCGCTACTTCCCAGACCGGAACGTGGCCCTCTTCGTGGCCACGTGGAACATGCAGGGACAGAAG GAGCTGCCCCCGAACCTGGACGAGCTCCTGCTGCCGGCCGAGGCTGACTTTGCTCAGGACCTGTACGTCGTCGGGGTCCAGGAGGGCTGCTCGGACAG GCGGGAGTGGGAGACGAGGTTGCAGGAGACACTGGGCCCCCACTACGTCATGCTGTACTCGGCGGCCCACGGGGCGCTCTACATGTCCGTGCTCATCCGCAGGGACCTCATCTGGTTCTGCTCCG AGGTGGAGAGCTCCACGGTGACCACGCGCATCGTGTCGCAGATCAAAACCAAGGGGGCCCTGGGCGTCAGCTTCACCTTTTTCGGCACCTCCCTCCTCTTCATCACGTCCCACTTCACCT CTGGAGACGGGAAGGTGGGCGAGCGGCTGCTGGACTACAGCAAGACTGTCCAGGGCCTGGCGCTGCCCAAGAATGTGCCGGACACCAGCCCCTACCGCTCCGACGCCG CGGACGTCACCTCCCGCTTCGACGGGGTCTTCTGGTTCGGAGACTTCAACTTCCGCCTGAGTGGCGGGCGGGCGGCCGTGGAAGCCATCCTGAAGCAGGACCCGGGTGCCAGCGTGCAGGAGCTGCTGCAGCACGACCAGCTCACGCGGGAGATGAAGAGAG GGTCCATCTTCAAGGGCTTCCAGGAGCCAGACATCCACTTCCTGCCGTCGTACAAGTTCGACGTCGGGAAGGACTCGTATGATACCACCTCCAAGCAGAGGACCCCTTCGTACACG GACCGCGTCATGTACAGGAGCCGCCACAGGGACGACATCTGCCCCGTCAAGTACTCCTCCTGCCCCGGGATCAGGACGTCCGACCACCGGCCTGTGTACGGCCTGTTCCGGGTCAGAGTGAGGCCGGGGAGAGACAA CATCCCACTAGCCGCCGGCAAGTTTGACCGCGAACTGTACCTGTTAGGAATTAAGAGACGGATTTCCAGGGAGATCCAGAGACAGCAGGCGCTGAAGAGCCAGCACTCCAGCGCCATCTGTACCGTCTCTTGA
- the INPP5E gene encoding phosphatidylinositol polyphosphate 5-phosphatase type IV isoform X1, translating into MLKGRLPNTDEDLAARPGSPAADDRRGPEKSPVRPLDTPAQVGNEDPQARGRPFSPKPPPPRPRLERALSLDEKGWRKRRFRTSREDLATRNGPSPSGGSLQDEAPGTATRGGSPPCLSTSLQEIPTTRRALGSGGPSSLGNCLSGMISTSLDLLHRDGASAGSTPRLASLLPPRPLPAMDWNVASDALRTANKVDLDHADRQLRWQARPFWAHSSLRPGRPPSPLARDDCSLHSARSAVSLLAPVRTKDVRSRSYLEGSLLASGALMGADELARYFPDRNVALFVATWNMQGQKELPPNLDELLLPAEADFAQDLYVVGVQEGCSDRREWETRLQETLGPHYVMLYSAAHGALYMSVLIRRDLIWFCSEVESSTVTTRIVSQIKTKGALGVSFTFFGTSLLFITSHFTSGDGKVGERLLDYSKTVQGLALPKNVPDTSPYRSDAADVTSRFDGVFWFGDFNFRLSGGRAAVEAILKQDPGASVQELLQHDQLTREMKRGSIFKGFQEPDIHFLPSYKFDVGKDSYDTTSKQRTPSYTDRVMYRSRHRDDICPVKYSSCPGIRTSDHRPVYGLFRVRVRPGRDKGAGFQPPCVEMSGVGCLKQVSGERHARGTGPRPDPWNSQWQLGLS; encoded by the exons ATGCTCAAGGGACGGCTTCCAAACACTGACGAAGACCTCGCCGCCCGCCCGGGGTCCCCGGCCGCTGATGACCGTCGGGGACCCGAGAAGAGCCCAGTGCGCCCCCTCGACACCCCGGCGCAAGTCGGCAACGAGGACCCACAGGCCAGGGGGAGACCCTTCAGTCCGAAGCCGCCGCCGCCGAGGCCCAGGCTGGAGCGAGCGTTGTCCCTGGATGAGAAGGGCTGGAGGAAGAGGCGTTTTCGAACCAGCCGCGAGGACCTGGCCACGAGGaatgggcccagcccctccgggGGCTCCCTGCAGGACGAGGCCCCCGGGACCGCCACCCGCGGTGGCTCCCCGCCCTGCCTGAGCACCTCCCTGCAGGAAATCCCCACAACTCGCAGGGCCCTGGGCAGCGGAGGCCCCTCCTCGCTGGGTAACTGTCTTTCCGGAATGATCAGCACTTCCCTGGACCTCCTACACCGGGACGGGGCCTCGGCCGGGAGCACCCCGCGGCTGGCCAGCCTGCTTCCCCCGCGCCCACTGCCCGCCATGGACTGGAACGTCGCCTCCGACGCCCTGCGGACAGCAAACAAGGTGGACTTGGATCACGCGGACCGCCAGCTGCGGTGGCAGGCCAGACCGTTCTGGGCCCACAGCAGCCTGCGCCCCGGCCGGCCCCCGAGCCCCCTGGCCCGGGACGACTGCTCCCTACACTCGGCCAGGTCCGCCGTCAGCCTCCTGGCGCCCGTCCGCACCAAGGACGTCCGCAGCAG GAGCTACCTGGAGGGGAGTCTCCTGGCAAGCGGGGCCCTGATGGGGGCAGACGAGCTGGCCCGCTACTTCCCAGACCGGAACGTGGCCCTCTTCGTGGCCACGTGGAACATGCAGGGACAGAAG GAGCTGCCCCCGAACCTGGACGAGCTCCTGCTGCCGGCCGAGGCTGACTTTGCTCAGGACCTGTACGTCGTCGGGGTCCAGGAGGGCTGCTCGGACAG GCGGGAGTGGGAGACGAGGTTGCAGGAGACACTGGGCCCCCACTACGTCATGCTGTACTCGGCGGCCCACGGGGCGCTCTACATGTCCGTGCTCATCCGCAGGGACCTCATCTGGTTCTGCTCCG AGGTGGAGAGCTCCACGGTGACCACGCGCATCGTGTCGCAGATCAAAACCAAGGGGGCCCTGGGCGTCAGCTTCACCTTTTTCGGCACCTCCCTCCTCTTCATCACGTCCCACTTCACCT CTGGAGACGGGAAGGTGGGCGAGCGGCTGCTGGACTACAGCAAGACTGTCCAGGGCCTGGCGCTGCCCAAGAATGTGCCGGACACCAGCCCCTACCGCTCCGACGCCG CGGACGTCACCTCCCGCTTCGACGGGGTCTTCTGGTTCGGAGACTTCAACTTCCGCCTGAGTGGCGGGCGGGCGGCCGTGGAAGCCATCCTGAAGCAGGACCCGGGTGCCAGCGTGCAGGAGCTGCTGCAGCACGACCAGCTCACGCGGGAGATGAAGAGAG GGTCCATCTTCAAGGGCTTCCAGGAGCCAGACATCCACTTCCTGCCGTCGTACAAGTTCGACGTCGGGAAGGACTCGTATGATACCACCTCCAAGCAGAGGACCCCTTCGTACACG GACCGCGTCATGTACAGGAGCCGCCACAGGGACGACATCTGCCCCGTCAAGTACTCCTCCTGCCCCGGGATCAGGACGTCCGACCACCGGCCTGTGTACGGCCTGTTCCGGGTCAGAGTGAGGCCGGGGAGAGACAA GGGAGCAGGGTTCCAGCCGCCCTGCGTGGAGATGTCTGGCGTAGGTTGTCTGAAGCAGGTGTCAGGCGAGCGACACGCCAGAGGGACGGGTCCTCGGCCGGACCCCTGGAACAGCCAGTGGCAGCTGGGGTTGTCCTAG